From Mycolicibacterium nivoides, a single genomic window includes:
- a CDS encoding sensor histidine kinase, translating to MSLVSALLLTTVVSLLALIVGAGVASVVAPRIVANRRRREADQAGLTVSQMLQHIVSASPNGIVVVDTFNDVVYANDRASELGVVRDRLLDDRAWRAAEQVFATGQAIDVDLSPRKLPHPGRSGISVRGWVRLLSAEDRRFAVVYADDQSEHARMEATRRDFVANVSHELKTPVGAMRVLAEALQASADDPDMVRRFSDKMVAESLRLADMVGELIELSRLQGAERLPDLGAVDVDTVVSEALSRHKVAADKADIAITTDAPTGYRVLGDQTLLVTAIANLVSNAIAYSPNGSGISISRRRRGGSVEIAVTDRGIGIAKADQERVFERFFRVDKARSRATGGTGLGLAIVKHVAANHNGTIRLWSQPGTGSTFTLSIPAYPETDESTGDSDDRED from the coding sequence GTGAGCTTGGTGTCGGCGTTACTGCTGACGACGGTCGTGTCGTTGCTCGCGCTGATCGTCGGTGCGGGTGTGGCGTCGGTAGTCGCACCCCGCATCGTGGCCAACCGGCGGCGTCGCGAGGCCGATCAGGCTGGCCTGACGGTGTCGCAGATGCTGCAGCACATCGTGTCCGCATCACCCAACGGCATCGTCGTCGTCGACACCTTCAACGACGTGGTCTACGCCAACGACCGGGCCTCCGAACTCGGCGTGGTGCGCGACCGGCTCCTCGACGACCGAGCCTGGCGGGCAGCTGAGCAGGTGTTCGCCACCGGCCAGGCCATCGATGTCGACCTGTCGCCGCGCAAGCTTCCACACCCCGGACGGTCGGGTATCTCGGTGCGCGGCTGGGTGCGGCTGCTGTCCGCCGAAGACCGCCGTTTCGCCGTCGTCTACGCCGACGACCAGTCCGAGCACGCCAGGATGGAAGCGACCCGGCGTGATTTCGTCGCCAATGTCAGCCATGAGCTCAAGACCCCGGTCGGCGCCATGCGGGTGCTGGCCGAAGCGCTGCAGGCCTCTGCCGACGATCCGGACATGGTGCGCCGCTTCTCGGACAAGATGGTGGCCGAATCGCTACGCCTGGCCGACATGGTCGGCGAGCTGATCGAGCTGTCCCGGCTGCAGGGCGCCGAGCGGCTGCCCGACCTGGGCGCCGTCGACGTCGACACCGTGGTGTCCGAAGCGCTGTCGCGGCACAAGGTGGCCGCCGACAAGGCCGACATCGCGATCACCACCGACGCGCCGACCGGGTACCGGGTGCTGGGGGACCAGACCCTGCTCGTGACGGCCATCGCCAATCTGGTGTCCAATGCAATTGCCTACTCGCCCAACGGATCCGGCATCTCCATCAGCCGGCGCCGGCGGGGCGGCAGTGTCGAGATCGCGGTCACCGACCGCGGTATCGGAATCGCCAAGGCCGATCAGGAACGGGTCTTCGAGCGGTTCTTCCGGGTCGACAAGGCCCGTTCCCGAGCCACCGGGGGCACCGGACTGGGCCTGGCGATCGTCAAACATGTGGCCGCCAACCACAACGGAACCATCCGGCTGTGGAGTCAGCCGGGCACCGGGTCGACATTCACGTTGTCGATCCCGGCCTATCCCGAAACCGATGAGTCGACAGGTGACTCAGACGACCGAGAGGATTAG
- a CDS encoding phosphoglyceromutase: MPTLILLRHGESDWNQKNLFTGWVDVDLTEKGRTEAVRGGKLLVEEGVLPDVVYTSLLRRAITTANLALDAADRHWIPVHRDWRLNERHYGALQGLDKAATKEKYGEEQFMAWRRSYDTPPPPIEKGSEFSQDADPRYADIGGGPLTECLKDVVTRFVPYYEDTIVPDLLAGKTVLIAAHGNSLRALVKYLDGMSDEDVVGLNIPTGIPLRYELDDNLKPLVAGGEYLDPEAAAAGAAAVAAQGAKK; encoded by the coding sequence ATGCCGACGCTGATCCTGCTCCGCCACGGTGAGAGCGACTGGAACCAGAAGAACCTGTTCACCGGATGGGTCGACGTCGACCTCACCGAGAAGGGCCGCACCGAGGCGGTCCGCGGTGGCAAGCTGCTCGTCGAGGAGGGCGTGCTGCCCGACGTGGTCTACACGTCGCTGCTGCGCCGCGCGATCACCACCGCGAACCTCGCCCTGGACGCCGCCGACCGGCACTGGATCCCCGTACACCGCGACTGGCGGCTCAACGAGCGTCACTACGGCGCCCTGCAGGGCCTGGACAAGGCCGCCACCAAGGAGAAGTACGGCGAAGAGCAGTTCATGGCGTGGCGGCGCAGCTACGACACCCCGCCGCCGCCGATCGAGAAGGGCAGCGAGTTCAGCCAGGACGCCGACCCGCGCTACGCGGACATCGGTGGCGGCCCGCTGACCGAATGCCTCAAGGACGTGGTGACGCGGTTCGTGCCGTACTACGAGGACACGATCGTGCCCGACCTGTTGGCCGGCAAGACCGTGCTGATCGCCGCCCACGGAAATTCGCTGCGTGCGCTGGTCAAATACCTCGACGGAATGTCCGACGAGGACGTCGTCGGCCTGAACATCCCGACCGGCATCCCGCTGCGCTACGAGCTCGACGACAACCTCAAGCCGCTGGTCGCCGGCGGTGAGTACCTGGACCCCGAGGCCGCCGCTGCCGGGGCCGCCGCGGTCGCCGCGCAGGGCGCCAAGAAATAG
- a CDS encoding YbjN domain-containing protein — translation MGTSVEQIITATLDEHELVYHRHEGAHGGLPGIVVELPGERKLKTNTILSIGEHSVRVEAFVCRKPDENFEGVYRFLLKRNRRLYGVAYTLDNVGDIYLVGRMALHSVTAEEIDRVLGQVLEAVDSDFNTLLELGFRSSIQKEWEWRVSRGESLKNLEAFEHLIDD, via the coding sequence ATGGGCACCAGCGTCGAACAGATCATCACCGCCACCCTCGACGAGCACGAGCTGGTCTACCACCGGCACGAGGGCGCGCACGGCGGCCTGCCCGGCATCGTCGTCGAGCTGCCCGGGGAACGGAAGCTCAAGACCAACACCATCCTGAGTATCGGCGAGCACTCGGTACGGGTCGAGGCGTTCGTGTGCCGCAAGCCCGACGAGAACTTCGAAGGCGTCTACCGGTTCCTGCTCAAGCGCAACCGCAGGCTCTACGGGGTCGCCTACACCCTCGACAACGTCGGCGACATCTATCTCGTCGGCCGGATGGCCCTGCACTCGGTCACCGCCGAGGAGATCGACCGCGTGCTCGGCCAGGTGCTCGAAGCCGTCGACTCCGACTTCAACACCTTGCTGGAGCTGGGGTTCCGCTCATCGATCCAGAAGGAATGGGAGTGGCGGGTTTCGCGCGGTGAGTCGCTGAAGAACCTCGAAGCGTTTGAGCACCTCATCGACGACTGA
- the mshA gene encoding D-inositol-3-phosphate glycosyltransferase, with protein sequence MRLASDLEIPRRVAVLSVHTSPLAQPGTGDAGGMNVYVLQTALQLARRGVEVEVFTRATSSSDAPVVPVAPGVLVRNVVAGPFEGLDKYDLPTQLCAFTAGVLRAEATHEPGYYDVVHSHYWLSGQVGWLARDRWAVPLVHTAHTLAAVKNAALAAGDSPEPPLRAVGEQQVVDEADRLIVNTEHEAQQLVSLHHADPERIDVVHPGVDLDAFTPGDRDAARAILGIAPDEQVVAFVGRIQPLKAPDVLLRAAAKLPGVRVLVAGGPSGSGLAEPDTLIRLADELGITDRVTFLPPQSREELVNVYRAADLVAVPSYSESFGLVAIEAQACGTPVVAAAVGGLPVAVADGVSGALVEGHDVDDWAAAIDSVLQRDPGPLSVAATAHAAQFSWGHTVDALLSSYAHAMSDYRSRHRRAGRRSGRRFALRRGVRA encoded by the coding sequence GTGCGTCTAGCCTCGGACCTCGAGATTCCCCGCCGCGTTGCGGTGTTATCCGTACATACTTCGCCGCTGGCGCAGCCGGGCACCGGTGACGCCGGCGGGATGAATGTCTACGTGCTGCAGACGGCGTTGCAGCTGGCCCGTCGCGGTGTCGAGGTGGAGGTTTTCACCAGGGCGACCTCGTCGTCGGACGCCCCTGTGGTGCCGGTGGCGCCGGGCGTGCTGGTGCGCAACGTGGTGGCCGGCCCGTTCGAGGGCCTGGACAAATACGACCTGCCCACCCAGTTGTGTGCGTTCACCGCGGGGGTGTTGCGCGCCGAGGCGACCCACGAGCCCGGCTATTACGACGTCGTTCACTCGCACTACTGGCTGTCGGGCCAGGTCGGCTGGCTGGCCCGGGACCGCTGGGCGGTGCCGCTGGTGCACACCGCGCACACCCTGGCCGCGGTGAAGAACGCCGCGCTGGCCGCCGGTGATTCACCCGAGCCGCCGTTGCGCGCGGTGGGGGAGCAGCAGGTGGTCGACGAGGCCGACCGTCTCATCGTCAACACCGAACATGAAGCACAGCAACTGGTTTCACTGCATCATGCCGATCCGGAGCGGATCGATGTGGTGCATCCGGGGGTCGACCTGGATGCCTTCACGCCGGGGGATCGCGACGCCGCCCGGGCGATCCTGGGGATCGCGCCCGACGAGCAGGTGGTCGCGTTCGTGGGCCGGATCCAGCCGCTCAAGGCGCCTGACGTGCTGTTGCGCGCCGCCGCGAAACTGCCCGGGGTGCGGGTGCTGGTCGCCGGCGGACCCTCCGGCAGCGGCCTGGCCGAGCCCGACACCCTGATTCGGCTGGCCGACGAGCTGGGTATCACCGACCGCGTGACGTTCCTGCCCCCGCAGTCCCGTGAAGAGCTGGTCAACGTGTACCGCGCCGCCGATCTGGTCGCCGTGCCCAGTTACTCCGAATCCTTCGGCCTGGTCGCCATCGAGGCCCAGGCCTGCGGTACCCCGGTGGTGGCAGCCGCGGTCGGCGGTCTGCCGGTCGCGGTGGCCGACGGTGTCAGCGGAGCGCTCGTCGAAGGCCACGACGTCGACGACTGGGCCGCCGCGATCGACAGCGTGCTGCAGCGCGATCCGGGTCCGCTGAGCGTGGCCGCCACGGCCCACGCCGCGCAGTTCTCCTGGGGGCACACCGTCGATGCCCTGCTGAGCAGCTACGCCCATGCGATGAGCGACTACCGATCCCGGCACCGCAGGGCCGGCCGCCGTTCCGGGCGGCGGTTCGCGCTGCGTCGGGGGGTGCGGGCGTAA
- a CDS encoding ROK family protein, which translates to MTTAIAAPLRKRTSTASVSSSASGNPARPARSLAAASRYPQSRLLHIVAPSLKVPDAASASVFSAVRTRGPIARDAIAQLTQLSIATVNRQVTALLEAGILRERADLAVSGAIGRPRVPVEVNHEPYLTLGIHIGARTTSIVATDLFGRTLDVVETPTPSGSQSAALATLASSARRYLSRWHRRRPLWVGVAAGGVVDSATGYLDHPRLGWADAPVGPVLAEALALPVSVASHVDAMAGAELLLGGRRSSPETVGSPARTSLYVYARETVGYALSIDGRVHSPASGPGTIAGLPAQSELLGGSGQLESTVSDEAVLNAARKLRIVPAEGPSSTLSAVLRAARQGNEKAVELLADRARVLGEAVALLRDLLNPDDLVLGGQAFTEYPEGMSVVEDAVARRSVLGPRDIRLTAFGNRVQEASAGIVSLGGLYADPIGAMRRAQTRRSAAV; encoded by the coding sequence GTGACCACAGCCATCGCCGCCCCCCTTCGGAAGCGCACCAGTACCGCCTCCGTCTCGTCCTCCGCGTCGGGCAACCCCGCGCGGCCTGCCCGGTCGCTGGCCGCCGCCTCGCGCTATCCGCAGTCGCGGCTCCTGCACATCGTCGCCCCGTCGCTGAAGGTGCCCGACGCCGCCTCGGCCTCGGTGTTCAGCGCGGTCCGCACCCGCGGCCCCATCGCCCGGGACGCCATCGCCCAGCTCACCCAGCTGAGCATCGCGACCGTCAACCGCCAGGTCACCGCACTGCTCGAAGCCGGAATCCTGCGTGAGCGTGCCGATCTCGCGGTTTCGGGAGCCATCGGTCGGCCCCGTGTTCCCGTCGAGGTCAACCACGAGCCCTACCTCACGCTCGGCATCCACATCGGTGCGCGTACCACCAGCATCGTGGCCACCGACCTGTTCGGCCGCACCCTGGACGTGGTCGAGACTCCGACCCCGTCGGGATCGCAGTCCGCGGCGCTGGCCACGTTGGCCTCCAGCGCCCGCCGTTACTTGAGCCGCTGGCACCGCCGCCGCCCGCTGTGGGTCGGTGTCGCCGCCGGTGGCGTCGTCGACAGTGCCACCGGATATCTCGATCACCCCCGGCTCGGTTGGGCCGATGCTCCGGTGGGCCCGGTGCTCGCCGAAGCCCTGGCGTTGCCGGTTTCGGTGGCCTCGCACGTGGACGCGATGGCCGGTGCCGAGCTGCTGCTGGGTGGACGGCGTTCGTCGCCCGAAACCGTCGGTTCCCCGGCCCGGACCAGCCTCTACGTGTACGCCCGCGAGACCGTCGGCTACGCGTTGTCCATCGACGGTCGCGTGCACTCACCGGCCAGTGGGCCCGGCACCATCGCGGGCCTGCCTGCGCAGTCCGAATTGCTGGGCGGCTCAGGACAATTGGAGTCCACCGTGAGTGACGAAGCGGTGCTCAACGCGGCGCGCAAGCTGCGGATCGTCCCGGCCGAAGGCCCGTCCTCGACCTTGTCGGCGGTGCTGCGCGCGGCCCGGCAGGGCAACGAGAAGGCGGTCGAGCTGCTGGCCGACCGGGCCCGGGTGCTCGGCGAGGCCGTCGCGCTCCTGCGCGATCTGCTCAACCCCGACGATCTGGTGCTCGGCGGCCAGGCCTTCACCGAATACCCCGAGGGCATGTCCGTCGTCGAGGACGCCGTCGCGCGGCGTTCGGTGCTGGGGCCCCGCGATATCCGGCTGACGGCGTTCGGAAACCGGGTGCAGGAGGCCAGTGCGGGCATCGTTTCGCTGGGCGGTCTGTACGCCGATCCGATCGGTGCCATGCGGCGCGCTCAAACCCGCCGATCCGCCGCGGTGTAG
- a CDS encoding SDR family oxidoreductase: protein MTTSQSEKRVAVVTGASAGIGAATAKSLAAQGFHVICAARRKDRIEALAEQIGGTAIVADVTDQAAVDAMAAQLDRVDVLVNNAGGARGLEPVLDADLDHWRWMWETNVLGTLRVSRALLPKLIASGDGLIVTVTSIAAFETYDGGSGYTAAKHAQGALHRTLRGELLGKPVRLSEIAPGAVETDFSLVRFDGDQERADNVYRGITPLVAEDVAEVIGFVASRPSHVNLDQIVIRPRDQAPHGRFNRK, encoded by the coding sequence GTGACGACATCACAGTCAGAAAAAAGGGTGGCAGTGGTTACCGGCGCCAGCGCCGGGATCGGTGCCGCGACCGCCAAATCCCTTGCCGCCCAGGGCTTTCACGTCATCTGTGCGGCCCGCCGGAAAGACCGGATCGAGGCGCTGGCCGAGCAGATCGGCGGCACCGCGATTGTGGCGGACGTCACTGACCAGGCCGCGGTCGACGCCATGGCGGCCCAGTTGGACCGGGTGGACGTGCTGGTGAACAACGCCGGCGGGGCCCGGGGGCTGGAGCCCGTTCTGGACGCTGACCTGGACCATTGGCGGTGGATGTGGGAAACCAACGTGCTGGGCACCCTCCGGGTCTCCCGGGCGCTGCTACCCAAGCTCATCGCCTCCGGCGACGGCCTGATCGTCACGGTCACCTCGATCGCGGCGTTCGAGACATACGACGGCGGCTCGGGATACACCGCGGCCAAGCACGCCCAGGGTGCGCTGCACCGCACACTGCGCGGTGAGCTGCTCGGAAAACCGGTGCGGCTCAGCGAGATTGCGCCGGGCGCGGTGGAGACCGATTTCTCGCTGGTGCGCTTCGACGGCGATCAGGAGCGCGCCGACAACGTGTACCGGGGCATCACCCCGCTGGTCGCCGAAGATGTCGCCGAGGTGATCGGGTTCGTCGCGTCGCGGCCCTCACACGTGAACCTCGACCAGATTGTGATCCGGCCGCGCGACCAGGCGCCGCACGGTCGGTTCAACCGGAAATAG
- a CDS encoding L,D-transpeptidase has protein sequence MSPAGDIEADAPLFNRRRALTVLTVGVGAGLLAACSGESPISSPQAEEPAAPTVTYEPAADSEDVLPTAPVGVKVENGTFQRVSLTNANGKVVAGKFNSDRTAFTVTEPLGYESAYTWAGSVVGKDGKAAPVQGKFTTVAPQKQVNGQFQLADGQVVGVAAPIILQFDAAIDDKYRGAIEKALQVTTTPAVEGSWAWLPDEAGGSRVHWRTREYYPAGTKVSVKAPLYGVSFGDGAYGAADSTLDFEIGRRQVVKAEASSHRIQVLDGSGAVIMDFPCSYGEGDLDRNVTRSGVHVVTEKYEDFWMTNPAAGYSNVHERFAVRISNNGEFIHCNPNSIGSQGNTNVTNGCINLNLENSQQYFNSAMYGDPVEVTGTRIDLSYADGDLWDWAVDWSEWKSMSALSTEDSPANLPASAPATPTDAPTLSGTPTTTTPPKPTPGG, from the coding sequence GTGAGCCCTGCCGGTGATATAGAGGCCGATGCGCCGTTGTTCAATCGGCGGCGTGCCCTGACGGTGTTGACCGTCGGAGTGGGAGCCGGGTTGCTGGCCGCGTGCTCGGGAGAATCTCCCATCTCCTCGCCTCAGGCCGAGGAGCCGGCGGCGCCGACGGTGACCTACGAGCCTGCCGCTGATTCCGAGGATGTGCTGCCGACCGCGCCCGTCGGCGTAAAGGTCGAGAACGGCACGTTCCAGCGCGTGAGCCTGACCAATGCCAACGGCAAAGTGGTCGCCGGCAAATTCAACAGTGACCGCACGGCGTTCACTGTCACCGAACCCCTCGGCTACGAATCCGCCTACACGTGGGCCGGCTCCGTGGTGGGCAAGGACGGCAAGGCCGCACCCGTGCAGGGCAAGTTCACCACCGTCGCCCCGCAGAAACAGGTCAACGGTCAGTTCCAGCTCGCCGACGGCCAGGTCGTCGGCGTGGCTGCGCCGATCATCCTGCAGTTCGACGCCGCGATCGACGACAAGTACCGCGGGGCCATCGAAAAGGCCCTCCAGGTCACCACCACGCCCGCTGTCGAGGGCAGCTGGGCCTGGCTGCCCGACGAAGCCGGGGGCTCACGTGTGCACTGGCGGACCCGGGAGTACTACCCGGCCGGCACGAAGGTCAGTGTCAAGGCACCGCTGTACGGGGTCAGCTTCGGCGACGGCGCCTACGGTGCGGCCGACTCCACGCTCGACTTCGAGATCGGGCGGCGCCAGGTGGTCAAGGCCGAGGCGTCCAGCCACCGCATCCAGGTGCTCGACGGCTCCGGCGCGGTGATCATGGACTTCCCGTGCAGCTACGGCGAAGGCGACCTGGACCGCAACGTCACGCGTAGCGGCGTCCATGTGGTCACCGAGAAGTACGAGGACTTCTGGATGACCAACCCGGCTGCCGGGTACTCCAACGTGCACGAACGCTTCGCGGTGCGGATCTCCAACAACGGCGAGTTCATCCACTGCAACCCCAACAGCATCGGTTCGCAGGGCAACACCAACGTCACCAACGGCTGCATCAACCTGAACCTGGAGAACTCGCAGCAGTACTTCAACAGCGCGATGTACGGCGACCCTGTCGAGGTGACCGGCACCCGCATCGACCTGTCCTACGCCGACGGCGACCTCTGGGACTGGGCGGTGGACTGGAGCGAGTGGAAGTCCATGTCGGCGCTGTCCACGGAGGATTCGCCGGCGAACCTGCCTGCCAGTGCTCCGGCGACGCCCACGGACGCGCCCACGCTGTCCGGCACGCCGACGACCACCACGCCCCCCAAGCCCACACCCGGGGGCTAG
- a CDS encoding UDP-N-acetylmuramate dehydrogenase: MVSSYVAGVAVAEAVALAPLTTLRVGPVAHRVLTCTSTDQLIDVLRAVSDPILVLAGGSNVVLADDLADTMPDLTVVRVANTAIMVEGNLLRAEAGAVFDDVVVASLQHGLGGLECLSGIPGSAGATPVQNVGAYGAEVADTISRVRLLDRRTGEDRWAAPEELKFGYRTSSLKHSDAVIVLEVEFALDEAGRSAPLRYRELANALGVEPGERAEPMRVRQTVLQLRAGKGMVLDEHDHDTWSVGSFFTNPVVSQAEFERVQAIFRADAGSAEAGRVPHYPAPDGVKLAAGWLVEHAGFGKGYPGDGAPARLSTKHALALTNRGEANTSDVIALARAVQAGVRDRFGITLQPEPILFGCELSVP, encoded by the coding sequence GTGGTCAGTTCGTATGTTGCCGGTGTCGCGGTCGCGGAGGCGGTCGCGCTGGCCCCGCTGACGACGCTGCGGGTCGGACCCGTGGCGCACCGGGTGCTGACCTGCACCAGCACCGATCAGCTCATCGATGTGCTGCGGGCGGTGAGCGACCCGATCCTGGTGCTGGCCGGCGGATCGAACGTGGTGCTGGCCGACGACCTGGCCGACACGATGCCCGACCTCACCGTGGTGCGCGTGGCCAACACCGCCATCATGGTCGAGGGCAACCTGCTGCGCGCCGAGGCCGGCGCCGTGTTCGACGACGTCGTGGTCGCCTCACTGCAGCACGGCCTGGGCGGGCTCGAATGCCTGTCCGGCATACCGGGGTCGGCCGGGGCCACCCCGGTGCAGAACGTGGGCGCCTACGGGGCGGAGGTTGCCGACACCATCAGCCGGGTGCGACTCCTAGACCGGCGTACGGGCGAAGACCGTTGGGCCGCACCGGAAGAACTCAAGTTCGGGTACCGCACCAGCAGCCTCAAACACTCCGATGCCGTCATCGTGCTCGAGGTGGAGTTCGCGCTCGACGAGGCGGGCAGAAGCGCACCGCTGCGCTACCGCGAACTGGCCAACGCGCTGGGCGTCGAGCCGGGGGAGCGCGCCGAACCGATGCGAGTTCGCCAGACCGTGCTGCAGTTGCGTGCGGGCAAAGGCATGGTGCTCGACGAACACGACCACGACACGTGGAGTGTCGGGTCGTTCTTCACCAACCCGGTGGTGTCACAGGCCGAGTTCGAGCGGGTGCAGGCCATCTTCCGGGCCGACGCCGGGTCGGCGGAGGCCGGACGGGTGCCGCACTACCCCGCACCTGACGGGGTCAAGCTGGCCGCAGGCTGGCTCGTCGAGCACGCCGGCTTCGGGAAGGGTTACCCCGGTGACGGGGCCCCCGCGCGGCTTTCCACCAAACATGCGCTGGCTTTGACCAATCGTGGCGAGGCGAACACTTCCGATGTGATTGCCCTGGCCAGAGCGGTTCAGGCGGGTGTTCGGGACCGCTTCGGGATCACTCTGCAGCCCGAGCCGATTCTGTTTGGGTGCGAACTATCAGTACCCTAG
- a CDS encoding DUF2505 domain-containing protein has translation MPRSFDMATDYEASVEQVHRAFADERYWLARLADSGADETTLDALTVTGDGGIEAITTQILRADRLPGLVSQFHRGDLRIRREEHWQPIRDGSSHGTVQGSIAGAPVSLSGTATLTATAGGSRLSVHISVEVRVPLVGGKIESFIGSQLTDLLKAEQRFTSVWIADRG, from the coding sequence ATGCCGCGATCATTCGACATGGCCACCGACTACGAAGCCAGCGTCGAACAGGTCCACCGGGCATTCGCCGACGAACGGTATTGGCTGGCCCGGCTCGCCGATTCGGGGGCCGACGAAACCACGCTGGACGCCTTGACCGTGACCGGCGACGGCGGTATCGAGGCGATCACCACGCAGATCCTGCGCGCGGACCGGTTGCCCGGACTGGTGTCGCAGTTTCACCGCGGCGATCTGAGGATCCGACGCGAGGAGCACTGGCAGCCGATCCGGGACGGCTCGTCCCATGGCACGGTCCAGGGCTCGATCGCCGGAGCGCCGGTGTCCCTGTCCGGAACCGCGACACTCACCGCGACAGCCGGCGGATCCCGCTTGTCGGTGCACATCTCGGTCGAGGTGAGGGTGCCGCTGGTCGGCGGCAAGATCGAGAGTTTCATCGGCTCGCAGCTGACCGACCTGTTGAAAGCCGAGCAGCGCTTCACCTCGGTGTGGATCGCCGACCGCGGCTGA
- a CDS encoding DUF2505 domain-containing protein, with product MSRSQQSTMAFDAPAETVYAAYASGEYWQALMDRYDELTPGKSDITEFSSGERGIEIEFRQVLPRAELPAILRPVIPLDLAITRRHFFGPFDQSGVNGHYSASVSHAPGRLDGSYVLAKAATGSRLHVDSRCKVSMPLLGGKLEDMVLQSVKDVFTIEGAFTADWISEHV from the coding sequence ATGAGCCGGAGCCAGCAGTCCACGATGGCGTTCGACGCACCCGCCGAAACGGTCTACGCCGCGTACGCGAGCGGCGAGTACTGGCAGGCCCTGATGGACCGGTACGACGAGCTGACGCCGGGCAAGTCCGACATCACGGAATTCAGCTCCGGCGAGCGCGGGATCGAGATCGAGTTCCGGCAGGTGCTGCCACGCGCGGAGCTGCCCGCGATCCTGCGGCCGGTGATCCCGCTCGACCTGGCCATCACCCGCAGGCATTTTTTCGGCCCGTTCGACCAGAGCGGCGTGAACGGGCACTACTCAGCGTCGGTTTCACACGCCCCGGGCCGGCTCGACGGCAGCTACGTGCTGGCCAAGGCCGCGACCGGCAGCCGGCTGCACGTCGACAGCAGGTGCAAGGTGTCGATGCCCCTGCTCGGCGGCAAGCTCGAAGACATGGTCCTGCAGTCCGTCAAAGACGTGTTCACCATCGAGGGGGCGTTCACCGCTGACTGGATCTCCGAACACGTCTAG
- a CDS encoding class I SAM-dependent methyltransferase: MTGSPNTSRPVGAVTRGTTGYNRLRRSDRWLVHSPRVRTALRAAADPLVVDLGYGALPVTTLELASRLRAVRTDVRVVGLEIHPERVTTARAVAGATDVQFALGGFELAGLRPVLVRAFNVLRQYPVEAVPEAWATMSRRLAPGGLIIDGTCDELGRRCCWVLLDEGGPVSLTLACDPFSIERPSDLAERLPKVLIHHNIEGQPIHALLGAADRAWASAAGHGVFGPRVRWRAMVELLRAEGYPVAAPRRRMRDGVLTVPWTTIAPLS, encoded by the coding sequence CTGACTGGATCTCCGAACACGTCTAGACCCGTCGGGGCCGTCACCAGAGGCACCACCGGCTACAACCGGCTGCGCCGCAGCGACCGCTGGCTGGTGCACTCGCCGCGGGTGCGCACCGCCTTGCGGGCCGCCGCCGATCCGCTGGTGGTCGACCTCGGGTACGGTGCGCTGCCGGTCACCACCCTGGAACTGGCCTCGAGGCTGCGGGCCGTGCGCACCGACGTCCGTGTCGTCGGTCTGGAGATCCATCCCGAACGGGTGACCACAGCGCGTGCGGTGGCCGGCGCCACCGATGTGCAGTTCGCGCTCGGCGGGTTCGAGTTGGCCGGCCTGCGCCCGGTGCTGGTGCGGGCGTTCAACGTGTTGCGTCAGTACCCGGTCGAGGCGGTGCCGGAGGCCTGGGCCACCATGTCGCGCCGGCTTGCGCCCGGTGGGCTGATCATCGACGGAACCTGCGACGAGCTGGGCCGCAGATGCTGCTGGGTGCTGCTGGACGAGGGCGGGCCGGTGAGCCTGACGCTGGCCTGTGACCCGTTCAGCATCGAGCGTCCCTCGGATCTGGCCGAACGGCTGCCGAAGGTGCTGATCCACCACAACATCGAAGGCCAGCCGATCCATGCGTTGCTCGGCGCTGCCGACCGGGCCTGGGCCAGCGCGGCCGGGCACGGCGTGTTCGGGCCACGGGTGCGCTGGCGGGCCATGGTGGAGCTGCTGCGCGCGGAGGGTTACCCGGTCGCGGCGCCGCGCCGGCGGATGCGGGACGGTGTGCTCACCGTCCCGTGGACGACCATCGCGCCACTAAGCTGA